ACCATTTTGAGAGCGACAGGAACCAACAGCGATCTGAATCAGTTTCAGATCAAGCCGGAAATCAAGTTGAAGGCGATTCTGGAAATCAGTCGTACGATTGCTTCCGCGTCTGACCTGGATTCGATGGCCGCAAAGGTTTTGGAAGGGCTATTTCATATTTTTCCTGCAGCTGATCGGGGCTGTATTTTATTACGGGATCGGGAGAATTTACGGTTTTTCCCAAAGGCGGTGCGTCATCGGCGGGAGAATGATCACGAAGCACTACAACTCAGTCGAACGGTTCTGAAAGCAGTAACAGATAATAAAACGGGTGTGCTTTCTGCGGATGCTGCCAATGATGAACGGTTTGAAAAAAGCGAGTCGGTCTCCACGCTGACAATCCGCTCTATCTTATGTGCGCCGATGCTGGGTTTGGATGGAAGTGTGATTGGCATTATCAATCTGGATACGCAGCTGGCTGGTCAGATGTTTTCCGAGGATGATCTGGAACTTCTGATGGTGATTGCCGGGCAGACGGCGCTTTCGTATGAGAGTGCCCGGCTGATGATCTCGCATGTAGAAAAACAGCGATACGATAATGAAATGGAGATTGCTGCCCGCGTTCAGAAAGGGCTATTGCCGGCCAACATCCCTCAGGTATCCGGCTATGAGTTTTTTGTCTCTTACGAGGCGGCTCGCGCAGTTGGCGGTGATTATTATGATTTTATTCAGCCCGAAGAAAATCTGATCTGGTTTGCCTTGGGTGATGTGGCCGGGAAGGGGGTGCCCGCATCGTTGGTGATGTCGCGTGTATGCAGTGCGGTTCGCAGTACGGTCGAATTTGTGACGGATGTAACCGACGCCGTACACCGGGTGAACCATCATATCGACGAAGCGGCCCATGACGGGCGGTTTATCACATTTATTCTGGGGCAGATTGATCTCACGCAGAACCTGATTTCCTTCATCAATGCCGGGCATCTGAATCCTCTACTATTAACGGCGAATGGCACACTGACAGAACTGGCTGCTGACCAGCCGAGTGTGCCACTGGGAGTAATGGACGAGTATGAATATCAGGCAATTCAGCATCGACTCGATCCTGGCGAACGGTTGATCCTGTTTACTGATGGCGTGACCGAAGCGATGAACGAAGAACGCGAACTGTTTGGGCTGGAACGACTGAAAGCAGCGATCTTGAAATCCAAATCAAAGCCTGACAAACTGGGCGCTCACATTTTGCAAGCGGTGAAAACGTTTGCTGGGCAATCTGAACAGTATGATGATATGACGCTTGTTATCATTGGCAGAGATCAGAGTTGATCACAGTCGGCCTGAACGAATCTGGGCGCATAAAAAAAGTGAGACACGGGGGGAATGCGTCTCACTTTTCGTTTTCAACACTGACCTATGAGATATAAATCTCTACAGGGAAATGTCGGTTGGTTCTGCTACCTTACGGTATCCCATGCTGTGTAACACTTCGAGTACTTCACTCCAGGTAGGGAATTGACGACCGCTACGTCTTTTGTAGTCATCCATTGCTTTCATGAAGTCGATTTCCTGGTCGCTATAATCGCGTTCACACGTTGTAGGATCGATCTGCCTACGTCGTTCTGTCTTACGTTGGTCGACGACTTCATGCTTTTCATGAATGGCTTCTTTTTTGGCGGTCGCGCTTCTTCTGCTGGCACGACGACGATCGACGACTAATTCTGACGGGGGATCTAGTTGTTTGACCATGTTTAATTTTTGCCTTTTTCGAGGGGAGTAAATTTGCCTGAAATCATTTGTATGGAACGAACAGTGATAAAAACCAATGTGAAACTGAATACACAAAACATTGGTTTGCGATCTTTATCCCTGAGTCTTCAATTTTTGCTTCATAAGAACTTGGTGAAAAATTGATCCACAATGCCAAATATTTTCTGGCCAGGGAAAGAATGTGGAGCTAACCTTACTCTATTATTTCCACATAAAATCGGATTGGGTAGTTTGTTTAAAATAATTAACACTGATAAGTGTAAGAGACATTGCCGGTTGAGTAGTTATCCCGATTATTCCGATTTTAGGGCGGGGATTTCGAGGCGATGTTCAGAATTGTGTACAGAATCGTGATTAAAGAGAGCGCATGTAGTGAAATAATCACGATCGCGTTTGAGAAGGTGATTCCATCCAAGACTGCTTTAGTTGGTTGGATCGAGTGAGCCTAAGCCCATGATAATGCGGACCTGGGTTTTCTGAAGCCCCGCTGCCAGGAAGAGCCCGTCAAAAGACTGGAGCAGGCTTTTTAAGCCGGAGAGCTTTTTGCGGCCTTTGTCCAGATCGCCGCCTTGTCCTTTTGCCAGTTGCTTTGCCAGGAAGTCGGAATTCTGATCAATGAATGCTCTGATAGAGGAAATGTTCAGAAAGCAAAGTTGCTTTTCTTCCTGAAAAAATGTTTCTTTCCAGGTCTGGAACAAAGGGAGCGCTGCAAGGCTTTCTTCAGATTTCAAAGTGAAGAATTCTCTGATCAGTTCCGGTGAGCTGGCAAATACGATTTGTTGTTCATTGATACCATAAGCGGGTTGATAAGGTCCGAGGCTATCAATCCACCGCATTTGATACAGTTCGTGATCTTCCAGTTTGAGGACGGAGGGAGTCACTTCCTGTTTCAGGTTAGCATTGTGATGTGCAAGCATACTGTTCATCAAAAAGTTTGCGACATTTTCGAGGGCGGTCTGATATTGAGACTTCTCTGGACCGACTGCAGGCTGGCCAGGATTCGTGAGCTGCAATGCAACGAGTCCGTCAAATGAAATCGCATCAAAGGAAAGTTCTTTGCGTGGAACCGAATAGAACAGGACATTCGGGCCGAGAGCTTTTGAGAATTCCGTGACCGGGTCGAGACCTCCCAAGAGGCCGATACTGACAGCATGGAATTTCTGCCATTTTTCCGGATTTTTGTCCGCATAAAAGTCGACAACTTTTTGGGTGAGTAAATGAACGTTGAGTTGGCCACAGAGGACTGCCAATGCTTTTTTCGGAACCAGCGTATATTTCTCGGAAATCTCTGTCGGAATTCGTAAGACATCCAGTAACGGCAGATTGATCGCTTCAGAGTTGAACAGGATGACGGTTTCCAGTGCCACGGTGTTTTTGAGATGAAGACCGACAATCAGGCCTCCCGTTTTATGCCACCAGTTGACGACTCCTTTCTCGACTTCGTTTTTGGGCGGTTTGATATGTTCATCCCAGATGCGTGGGTTGAGAAACAGCGATCCGGTGACATTCGGAGATAATTTCGATTGAGCCCGCTGATAGATTTTCAGATTGAACAGACTGGCCTGAGTATCTCGCGGTTGTTTTTTAAGAGACTGTTTTACATATAAGTCGACGGTCGACTGCAGAACCTGTTTATTTTCAGTGACCACCAGCGTGCGTTCGAGAAAGGCATAATAAATTCGAGGCACTGTATCAGAAGAAGCCTCCCGTTGACTGGCGATAAAGCAGGGGACATCCTGATAGTTGATTGATGTAACTACGACCCCAGTTTTTTCGAACCAGCTTTCGAACAGATTTTGGGTGGCGTTTGCATCTTTCACTCTGGCTAACAGCAGAGGGGAAGGGGCTTGTTTCGGGCCGTTATTAAAAACTGCCACTCCCACCGATTCACCAAACAGATTGTTGAGCAGCGGTAGCAGGCGTTGTTCTGTGACCGATTCAATATCGCGCAAGCCCTGTTTAAGATTTTTCACATCTTGACTCTGAAGCCAGGACTGAAAGACTTGTGTCTGCTGGAAGCGGGTTACCACAGGAGAAACCAGAAATTGTTTCAGATGCCCATTGAGATCAGCGGCTTCGATATAGACCCCTGCCTTGTCATCAACCAGTTGGCTGAGAGGAGCCTCATTGACAGCAGCTGCACTGCCAATGGAAGTAAAGACCACTGATACCAAAACCATTGCGAGGACTGTTGATTTCTTAACAGTCCGGCAGAGTTTTGCTGGATATTGTTTCATAGGCTGCATACTTCGGTGCACTCCCGGTAAGTCTTAAACATTGGTATCAGGAAAACATATCTTATTCTGGAACTAAGTGCTTTTAAATTCTGGTTGATTCTTCGGGAACGGAATGAAGAATGAAATTCCAGGCATGGCTGATCTGGTCTTTCAGTGGTTGCATTTCATGATTGATATCATCGACCCAGTGTGATTCAGCAGGTACGACACCAGTTGTCTCAGGAGTCGGACGTGTCACTGGGACTAGACTCACAGCTTCGGTCATCGTGCCGGCAGTGCTTTGTGCCAGTCCCCAGGAAGCTGCGCCTGCATTACGCAATAACTGATTGAAACTTTGGTTCGGAGTTTTAGTTTTAATGGGTGGTATCTGAGGATCAGAGATAATATTTGTGTTCGTGGCAATGGTGTTGGGAGGTACCATTGCGGGTTGATCCCCTGAGAATTTCAGGGAGATGGCGATCAGCAACGCTGCAGCAGTCAGCAGGCTGCCATATAACCAGCGTGTTGAAGTGTGTGAGGTTCTGTCTGTTGTAAAAGGAACTTCACTGGGAATCGTTGATTCCAAGCTATGATTTGGGGGGCCAGCTAGTTGTGACATGACAGCTTCGACCAGATCGATTTCCGGCAGAGTCTGTTTCCAGGCAGGCAATGTATGTTCGATGATCAGGAAGTCTTCCCAGACTTTCTGGTGTTCTGGCGATAAGGTGGCCAGGTTTTCCAGTTTAGAACGTTGATCAAAATTTCGCGTTTCGATCATGTATTCCAGTTCTGATTGATATTTAACGAGATTCATGTCTGACCTCTGGTACAATTCCACGCTGTCTGAGTGTTGACGCCAGTTCCTGTCTGGAGCGGTGCAACCATGTTTTGATGGTCCCCTCCGGTCTCTCCAGAATGTCTCCGATTTCCTGACAGCTCATATTTTCCTGATGAAATAAAATAAAACACGTGCGATGATCTTCGCGTAACAGGTTGATGGCTTTTTGAAGTTCTTCACCAAGATCTTGTAGTTGTTCCGGTGATTGACTGACTGCCAGTTCGGAGGCAAACTCTGCGGGAACGGGTCGTTTGGACCGTTTACTCAGAAATGTTCTGCATCGATTGGCGGCGATTGTCAATAACCAGGGTTTCAATGTCCGGGTAGGATCCCATTGATGAAGACTCCGAAAGGCACGTACAAAAACTTCCTGCGCCACATCCTCGGCGTCTTGTCGATGTCCGAGCATACGATAACAGAGTCCAAAAATCGGACTTTGGAATCGTGCTACAAATGCGCGCATCTCCTCTGTATTACCTTCCAGGCAACTTCGGACTTGCGCCGCATCTTCTTCATTCACGGAGAAATCCCGTTTTTGTCATTCGTTGCAGCTGCCGATTGCAGGAACTCCTTTACTGACTGCAATCGAAACGGTTCTGCGTACTACTGAAATTTGAATCAAAACCTCAAGCCATTCAATTAAATATACCAATTTATTCGAGCAGAGGTTTCAGGGGGATGAAGAAAATTCAGAATGGATAAGCAAGGTGGTTTAATGTTTAGTGTTCTTTTCCAATAAAGACAGGAGATGAGACTCAGATTTCCTCAAAAAGCCAGCATCTTTTGGGCAAAGTCCAGTCAATGTTCTCTGGTAAAATAGAAAAGAAGGAGGTAAATACCATATATTTATAATATTAAGTAAATAAATGTATATAGTGGTTTTAGTATTCACTAAGTTGTTGATTAAATTACACTTAAGTGTTTAGATTGACATCCCATAAGAAGAGAAACATACTTAGGTTAATTCCCTAAATAATGATCTATATTATTAATGCATGTGGAATTGTTACTTTTTATGATTTCTTTTTAAGGATGTTCAAGATGAGGCACTTGAGAACTTCTGTTAAGCCAAGAGGGTTTACCCTCATTGAGTTGTTGGTAGTGATCGCCATTATCGCAATTCTGATCGCATTGTTATTACCCGCCGTACAGCAGGCACGTGAAGCCGCTCGGCGAAGTACTTGTAAAAACAATCTGAAGCAAATTGGTCTGGCGATGCACAATTACCATGATACGCATCAACTTTTTCCGTATGCCCATATGGCGATTGGTTCGGGATACCCAAATTACTGCCATAACCGGGATACCTGGTTCCATCGCATTCTGCCCTATATCGACCAGGCACCGATGTATAATGCCTATGAGGGGGATTGTTCAAATGTGTCATCAAGCACGAGCAATCATGTGCATAATATTTCGAGCAGCCAGACTTTTGTGAAGACAGCTCTGCCGGTTTTCATGTGTCCCTCTGATATTGGACCTGCATTTGCTGAAAATGGTGGTGTTCGTTGGGGAGGTAATTATATTGGTTGTATCGGTTGGGCGAATAACCGTTCGACTGGTACCGACAATGGTATTTTTGGGCAGAATACCAGAACCAAGTTTCGGGATGTGAAAGACGGAACTTCGAATACATTACTGATGAGTGAGGCAGTTCAACGCGTTGAAGTACCAACTGGTTTCTCCTGGGGATGCCCGGGGTGTTACTGGATTGGTGGTGCTCATGGTGAAGTGACCTTTACCGCCTATGAGACCCCGAATACATCAGCAGCAGACCAGAACTACCTCTGCAAAAGCACAACGGATGTGAACGCTCCCTGCGTTACAAATCAATCGTCGCGCTGGAATTATGCCCGTAGTCAGCATGTGGGCGGAGTGCATGTAGGGATGGCCGATGGTGGTGTGCGGTTTATTTCAGAAAACATCGACCGCGGCACATACCGGGCTTTATCAACTCGTTCCGGTGGTGAAGTTGTCGGGGAATTTTAATTCCTCACAAAATTATAGATTTATCGATCTCCCATTGCCCCCGGTAGGTTCGCCGGGGGTAATTTGATCCCATAGGAAAGATTCAATGAAAACACTTTCGTTCTGTTTGATTTTAATGTGTACTGCAGGAATATTTGTTGGTTGTGGCGGTGCCAGTGATGCACCGGTGACATATCCTGTTTCAGGCAAAGTGACACTCGATGGTGAGCCTCTGGCGGAGGGAAATATCATTTTTCGAGATGCCGCTGAAAAAGCAGCCAGCGCTGCTGGAAAGATCGAGAATGGGGAATTCTCATTTGAGGCTGTTGCAGGTAAAAAAGCAGTTGTAATTACCGCAACACGTGAAGTACCAGGGAAAACTGTTGTGGGAGGCGCTCCTGATGAGCCGCCGGTTCCTGCAATTGAGCAGTATATTCCAGCGACTTACAATGAAAAGACAACACTCGAAGCAGAAGTCAGTGACTCGGGAGCAAATGAATTTACATTTGAACTCAAAAGTAAATAGAATTCTTGAGAGACAGTACGAGCCGGGTTCTGATGAATCCGGCTCATTGTTTTTCTGTCGTGACGTGATTTTATTGTTTTTGAATACACTCTCGAGCCAGGATGCGTGCCTGCTTGAATGCATGCTTGACGGTAAAGGCTCGGGCTTCCACTTGTTCTTCGGTGTAGTATTTGCCATGGTCGCTTTCGGGGAGCCCTGCCAGCGACAAAGTAAGAGGCAGAAGGTCGAGAAACTCACGGTAGCGGCGCTGAATATCACTGCTGGCGTTGGCTGAATCATTCACTGAAAGCGTCTCCCTCTTTTTCTAGCATCATGGTTCTCAAAATCAAACTGAAACTCGAAGGTGGACTAGAATTCGTGTCGCCGGTCATCCATCACTGAACTCAGGCTACAGACTTCATAGATTAAACCTTCTGCCTTGATTCTCGCAAAGGCAATTCAGAAAAGCAATGGGAACTCTGGAGAATGCTGTGAGCTATCTCAGGATTCGGCGTTGCATCAGACAGACCAATCACACACTCCATATGGCACCAGGTCGATGCAGCCAGGCTCATGCAACACCATTAAGGAAAAGTTCGCAACTTGACGAAGCGAGCGGGCTCACTCTTTGTTTTTGAGGCCGGTTTCTTCAGGTGGCGGCAGTGTTACCGGCGGTAATTCAGGGGCTGCAGACTCACCTTGTTCTGGTGGTGGCTGCGGGGGTTGTTGAGGGTAACCCTGAGGCGGCATCTGGTACTGTTGTGGATATGCAGGCATCGGTTGCTGCGGATATCCCTGTTGCGGATAGTATTGTGGCGGCATTGGGTAGGGGTATTGCTGTCCCGGTGGCATCTGTTGTGGCGGATATCCATACTGCTGAGGAGGATAGCCTGCCTGCTGTGCTGCCTGTTCGTAAGCCTGCTGCGCTGCTTGCTGTTGTTCGGCAGACAGGATTTGGGTGTCACCTTCATAGACTTCCGGGCTGACAGGTTCATTGGGAGCGGGGGTTGCTTCAGGCGCGGGAGTCGATTCGGTTGCTGCAGTGGCTGTCTCGGAACCCTCAGGAGTATGAACGGGGATATCAAAAACAGTATCTGATCCGGTAAGAATTTCACCACTGGGAGCTGCATCCGGCGCGGTTGGCGCCCCTTCAGCGTTGGCACTATGTGAAATCACAATTTCAAAATCGAGTTTTCCTACCTGGATTTTATCTCCGTGCGAGAGCTGCACCTCACCTTTAATGCGTTTGTCATTGACGAGGGTACCATTGGTACTGCCAAAATCGCGTAAACGCACACTGTACTCATCAACGGTGAAGACACAATGATGCCGGCTGACCATGTCGCTATTCGGGCGCAGGTGACAATCTTCTTCCCGGCCGATTAAAAACTTTTTGCCTTTGATGGGGATTTGTTTTCCATCATGACGACCACCAATTACCTTCAACGAAAGCTGCAACATAAATCGTTCACTCCATAGGTTTCATACAGAACACGCTAAAAGCTCTGGGACATAATATGGCTGAATATATATTCGCCATTCTGCCTCCGGTGACTTGTTTTCTCTTAGTCAGTAGATTGGAAGATAAGAAGCGTAAAATGAACAAGCAACAGAAATGAGTGAAATAACTTCTCGTCATAGAAATGGAGCAAATGACAATGCTCAATGGCCCGCATTGTGTGGTTTGACTCACTTCATCGTAAGTAAAAATCCACTACTATTTTCCGTAACACTTAAAATAATATAAGATAAAACACGTATTACATACTTAACGCTATCAGGCAGATAGCACGATGTCAATAAAGATAAAAGGTACATCTGTTATGTGAACCATTTATTAATCAACTGGTAATATTTCCTTGATATTGATAACTCCAACACCACTAACCAATAAGCTTATGTTTTGCGAGACGTCCAGGACTCACGGGAGTATTTTTCTTTTTCCAGTTGACGGGCCTGTTCAAATTCTTCGTCAGTCAGTTTTTGAGACTCAAGAGGCAGCTGAATGGCCTGGGCAATGGCCTGCGAGAATTCCTCTGCCAATCGGGACAAAAATTGTGACTGGTACAGGCTGATTTGCTCGTATTGATTCAATAGACCTGGAAAATGAGGCGCATATTCAGAGGTGAGCAGTAATAGACTGCCATGCTGAACGATTGCACCACGTCTTCTTCGTTGCGCGCTCCCTAGAATTTTGTTCCCCTGGTATACGAGATCCCGTTCATCACCCCGCCCGAAGCAGAGGAAGGGTTCCGACTCTGCTTTGAACGAAACCCCTCGAAATGCAACCTGCAGGTCATGAGTGGCCAGGATGTCGATTACAGGTTGATGAATCGTCAGGTAAAGATCGGGGGGGAATTGGGACAGAGGGTGGCTTGCCGGAATTGCGAAGGAATAGGTTAATTCATGGTGATGTAGAATGGCGCCTCCACCTGAGAGACGGCGTACCCGGGGTAGGCCTTTCCAGGTTTGATTTTGCTCTTCGGTTTCATTCTTCTGAAAATAGCCGAGGGAGATCGTAGGCTGGTCCCAGCGATACCAGCGCAATGAACAGAGTTCGTTTTCTGCTGCTGATTCGAGTAGCGCTTCGTCAACAGCCATATTCCAGCTGCCTGCTAACGGAGCTGGCTCGATGATCAGACGACAGTGATCTGGGATTGAAGAATGAGTCATACCAGGAACCAGACTGTAGAGTGATATAACTTGAGGTACATACCTGTCGCCTATTGGGGCTCGCAGCATTGCAGAATCGGGTGACGTGCCGCCACAACTTCATCGGGCCTGCTGATCTCGGTGCTGTGAGGCGCCAGATGCAGAAATTCAGGATCTTCCTGAAGGATCGTTCGGATCGACTTTGCAAAGGCGTCCAGCGTTTCTTTGGATTCTGTTTCCGTCGGTTCGACCATAATGGCTTCAGGCACCACTAGTGGGAAATAAACGGTGGGGGCATGGAAACCAAAGTCGAGCAGACGCTTGGCGATGTCCATCGCTGTGATTCCGTTTTCGGATTTGATTTTTGAAGCTGAGGCCACAAACTCGTGCATGCACAGGTCGCCGTTAGGAACAGGCAGCACATCTTTCAAGATTGCTTTGAGGTAGTTCGCATTCAGAACGGCATTTTCTGAGACGGCTTTCAGGCCTTTGGCTCCCAGCGTTCTCAGGTAGCAGTAGCCTCGTACTACGATTCCGATGTTGCCATAAAAGGTGCGGACGCGTCCGATTGATTTGGGCGGGTTTTCCAGAGTGTATTGGTCTTCGTTTTCACCCGCATTGTCATTGCGTTTGATTACAGGGCCAGGCAGAAAATCAGCCAGAAAATCACGTACAGCGATGGGCCCTGATCCGGGGCCGCCGGCACCATGCGGGCCGGTGAAGGTTTTGTGGACATTGTAATGCATCATATCGCCGCCAAAATCACCGGGGCGAGTAAAGCCCAGAATAGCGTTCATGTTGGCACCGTCGATGTAGACCAGCCCGCCGACTTCGTGAACCATGTTTGCGATTTGCTTGATGTCTTTTTCGAATAGTCCCAGGGTATTTGGATTGGTGACCATGAAGACGGCAGTCTGGTCATCCAGATTTGCTTTGAGGTCTTCCAGGTCGACGAGACCGCCTTTGCTGCTGGCCAGCTGAACGCAGTCGAATCCGGCAATTGCAGCACTGGCAGGGTTCGTTCCATGTGCGCTGTTGGGAAATAAAACTTTTGTCCGTTTTTCGCCGCGATCTTCAAAGTAGGCTTTGGCCGTCAAGAGTGCCGTAAATTCGCCTTGGGCACCGGCAGCAGGTTGCAGGGATACCGCAGGCAGACCTGAAATTTCCGCCAGCATTTCCTGTGTCTCATAAAGCAAGGCCAGCATGCCTTGCAGGTCAGATGGATTTTGATAGGGGTGCAGGTCGACAATTCCCGGCAGGCTCGCCAGCCGCTCATGCCGTTTGGGATTGTACTTCATCGTACAGCTTCCCAGCGGGTAGAAGTGGGTATCGACGCACATGTTTAAGGTCGATAAATTCACGAAATGTCGGATGATATCGGGCTCGGTGACTTCAGGGAGTCCCGTAGGCTCTGTAGCCAGTGCTGCCGCAGGGAGCAGTTCATTCAGCGGTTTGACAGGGACGTCCGCTTCAGGAAGCTCGGCACCGCGCCGGCCAGGTTGAGAGAGAGCAAACAATGATTCGGTGGCCAATTGATTTCGCATGGTATTGGTTGTTGCTTCAAAATATCAGGACTGAGTGAAACGCATTAAGGTATCAATAAAGCGAAGCTACGCTTTGAGGGCCGTCACCAGACGGTCGATTTCTTCCCGTGTTCTTTGTTCTGTGATCGCGACAAGGACACCGGTCTGATCTGCGCTGGAGCCATCTGTCCCTTCAAAGCGAGAGAGTTCCGGGCCTAAGTCAAAGCCAGCCTGACGTGCTTTGCGGAGCAGGAAGTCGGCTCCCTCTGAACAACTTAAGACAAATTCTTTAAAGAAGGCACGTTCTGGGAACAGAAGTTCGATGCCTTCAATTTGAGAAAGTTGTTCGGCTGCATAATGTGCTTTCTGGCAGCAGAGTTCTGCGACTTCACGAATGCCCTGTTTCCCGAGCAATGCAAGATAAACGGCGGCACGAATCGCGATTAATCCCTGGTTACTACAGATATTACTGGTCGCTTTGTCACGTCGAATGTGCTGTTCGCGTGCCTGTAGATTTAGTACATAACAGCGTTTGCCATTGCGGTCGACTGTTTGACCGATCAGACGTCCGGGCATCCTGCGGACAAACTTTTCACTGCAGGAGAACAGTCCGAGATAAGGGCCGCCAAATTGCAGCGGAGTTCCCAGAGATTGCCCTTCGGCGATGGCGATGTCAGCACCGTAATCACCGGGACGTTTCAAAATCCCAAGGCTGATCGGATCGTAGGAAACAACAGACAGGGCGCCATATTTATGAGCGATTTCTGTCAGTTGTTCTGCTTCTTCGAGTGTACCGAAGAAGTTGGGATGCTGGATGACGAGACAGGCGGTCTGATCGTCCATTGCCGCATCGACGTCGGCCGGATCGACTGAGCCATCAACACAGGGAACCACGACGACTTCGCAGTTTAAGTGTTTCAAATAGGTTTCCACGACCTGTCTGTATTCCGGATGCAGCGAGCCGAGCAAGACGACTCGATCGTGGCGATTGGTGACCCGCATCGCCATGAAGGCGGCTTCACTGACACAGGTACCTCCTTCGTACAGGCTGGCATTCGAAACATCCATGCCGGTTAACTGGCAGATCAGCGATTGGAATTCGAAGAAAGTCTGCAGACTGCCTTGGCTGGCTTCGGCCTGATATGGTGTGTACGCGGTATAAAATTCGCCTCTACGGGCAATTTCATCGACGGCGGCAGGAATAAAGTGATCATAAGCCCCGCCCCCCAGCATACAAACGCGTGAACCCGGGCCGACATTTTCTGCTGCCAGCTTTGAGACGTGTGCCTGCAGTTCCATTTCGGTTAAGGCAGGGGGGATATTCAGGGGGCGATCCAGACGCAGCTCTTGTGGTATTGTGGAAAACAAAGCTTCCAGAGAGTCAACGCCGATGGCTTGCAGCATTTCCTGCTGTTGTTCTGGTGTGTTAAAGAGGTAAGGCACGGTTCACTCGCTAATAAGCGTGATGTTGAGGACGTTGGTGATTCAACTGTTTTGATTATAGTCACGGGAGAGACGTTGGAACTCTCTTTTTACCGTTATTACGAACGCGGCAAG
This genomic interval from Gimesia alba contains the following:
- a CDS encoding lipoate--protein ligase family protein, translating into MTHSSIPDHCRLIIEPAPLAGSWNMAVDEALLESAAENELCSLRWYRWDQPTISLGYFQKNETEEQNQTWKGLPRVRRLSGGGAILHHHELTYSFAIPASHPLSQFPPDLYLTIHQPVIDILATHDLQVAFRGVSFKAESEPFLCFGRGDERDLVYQGNKILGSAQRRRRGAIVQHGSLLLLTSEYAPHFPGLLNQYEQISLYQSQFLSRLAEEFSQAIAQAIQLPLESQKLTDEEFEQARQLEKEKYSRESWTSRKT
- a CDS encoding FHA domain-containing protein, which gives rise to MLQLSLKVIGGRHDGKQIPIKGKKFLIGREEDCHLRPNSDMVSRHHCVFTVDEYSVRLRDFGSTNGTLVNDKRIKGEVQLSHGDKIQVGKLDFEIVISHSANAEGAPTAPDAAPSGEILTGSDTVFDIPVHTPEGSETATAATESTPAPEATPAPNEPVSPEVYEGDTQILSAEQQQAAQQAYEQAAQQAGYPPQQYGYPPQQMPPGQQYPYPMPPQYYPQQGYPQQPMPAYPQQYQMPPQGYPQQPPQPPPEQGESAAPELPPVTLPPPEETGLKNKE
- a CDS encoding RNA polymerase sigma factor; translation: MNEEDAAQVRSCLEGNTEEMRAFVARFQSPIFGLCYRMLGHRQDAEDVAQEVFVRAFRSLHQWDPTRTLKPWLLTIAANRCRTFLSKRSKRPVPAEFASELAVSQSPEQLQDLGEELQKAINLLREDHRTCFILFHQENMSCQEIGDILERPEGTIKTWLHRSRQELASTLRQRGIVPEVRHESR
- a CDS encoding DUF3352 domain-containing protein, which translates into the protein MQPMKQYPAKLCRTVKKSTVLAMVLVSVVFTSIGSAAAVNEAPLSQLVDDKAGVYIEAADLNGHLKQFLVSPVVTRFQQTQVFQSWLQSQDVKNLKQGLRDIESVTEQRLLPLLNNLFGESVGVAVFNNGPKQAPSPLLLARVKDANATQNLFESWFEKTGVVVTSINYQDVPCFIASQREASSDTVPRIYYAFLERTLVVTENKQVLQSTVDLYVKQSLKKQPRDTQASLFNLKIYQRAQSKLSPNVTGSLFLNPRIWDEHIKPPKNEVEKGVVNWWHKTGGLIVGLHLKNTVALETVILFNSEAINLPLLDVLRIPTEISEKYTLVPKKALAVLCGQLNVHLLTQKVVDFYADKNPEKWQKFHAVSIGLLGGLDPVTEFSKALGPNVLFYSVPRKELSFDAISFDGLVALQLTNPGQPAVGPEKSQYQTALENVANFLMNSMLAHHNANLKQEVTPSVLKLEDHELYQMRWIDSLGPYQPAYGINEQQIVFASSPELIREFFTLKSEESLAALPLFQTWKETFFQEEKQLCFLNISSIRAFIDQNSDFLAKQLAKGQGGDLDKGRKKLSGLKSLLQSFDGLFLAAGLQKTQVRIIMGLGSLDPTN
- a CDS encoding DUF1559 domain-containing protein translates to MRHLRTSVKPRGFTLIELLVVIAIIAILIALLLPAVQQAREAARRSTCKNNLKQIGLAMHNYHDTHQLFPYAHMAIGSGYPNYCHNRDTWFHRILPYIDQAPMYNAYEGDCSNVSSSTSNHVHNISSSQTFVKTALPVFMCPSDIGPAFAENGGVRWGGNYIGCIGWANNRSTGTDNGIFGQNTRTKFRDVKDGTSNTLLMSEAVQRVEVPTGFSWGCPGCYWIGGAHGEVTFTAYETPNTSAADQNYLCKSTTDVNAPCVTNQSSRWNYARSQHVGGVHVGMADGGVRFISENIDRGTYRALSTRSGGEVVGEF
- a CDS encoding SpoIIE family protein phosphatase, which produces MYPEECCFQFNQPDGFTMSASLFLQNNGNSSRLEIKGKQVTLGRHPDCEVCLKSNTVSRYHARISLIEDGLYQLEDLGSGNGTFVNNMLVRDPVELQSGDSISIGPFLLEFSSDAEYENNQQEGLLTSYGLIPSLKNVSVRPPAKDKSTILRATGTNSDLNQFQIKPEIKLKAILEISRTIASASDLDSMAAKVLEGLFHIFPAADRGCILLRDRENLRFFPKAVRHRRENDHEALQLSRTVLKAVTDNKTGVLSADAANDERFEKSESVSTLTIRSILCAPMLGLDGSVIGIINLDTQLAGQMFSEDDLELLMVIAGQTALSYESARLMISHVEKQRYDNEMEIAARVQKGLLPANIPQVSGYEFFVSYEAARAVGGDYYDFIQPEENLIWFALGDVAGKGVPASLVMSRVCSAVRSTVEFVTDVTDAVHRVNHHIDEAAHDGRFITFILGQIDLTQNLISFINAGHLNPLLLTANGTLTELAADQPSVPLGVMDEYEYQAIQHRLDPGERLILFTDGVTEAMNEERELFGLERLKAAILKSKSKPDKLGAHILQAVKTFAGQSEQYDDMTLVIIGRDQS